One Gossypium hirsutum isolate 1008001.06 chromosome A11, Gossypium_hirsutum_v2.1, whole genome shotgun sequence genomic window carries:
- the LOC107924629 gene encoding general transcription and DNA repair factor IIH helicase subunit XPB1: protein MGHGERGRPSKKLKLAAKDNNHKSSAVEDENSFYTDEGDDDSRDGEKEGKNRDFSKLELKPDHANRPLWACADGRIFLETFSPLYKQAYDFLIAIAEPVCRPESMHEYNLTPHSLYAAVSVGLETETIIAVLNKLSKTKLPKEMIDFIHASTANYGKVKLVLKKNRYFIESPFPEVLKKLLQDEVIARARIVSEVCYNAPGSDGFTISKTAGEMGTGHDGLLNEAELAAAAEEKETHAFEIDPAQVENVKQRCLPNALNYPMLEEYDFRNDTVNPDLDMELKPHAQPRPYQEKSLSKMFGNGRARSGIIVLPCGAGKSLVGVSAASRIRKSCLCLATNAVSVDQWAFQFKLWSTVRDDQICRFTSDSKERFRGNAGVVVTTYNMVAFGGKRSEESEKIIEEIRNREWGLLLMDEVHVVPAHMFRKVISLTKSHCKLGLTATLVREDERITDLNFLIGPKLYEANWLDLVKGGFIANVQCAEVWCPMTKEFFAEYLKKENSKKKQALYVMNPNKFRACEFLIRFHEQERGDKIIVFADNLFALTEYAMKLRKPMIYGATSHLERTKILQAFKTSRNVNTIFLSKVGDNSIDIPEANVIIQISSHAGSRRQEAQRLGRILRAKGRLEDRMAGGKEEFNAFFYSLVSTDTQEMYYSTKRQQFLIDQGYSFKVITSLPPPDAGPELSYYHLNEQLALLGKVLTAGDDVVGLEQLEEDADDIALHKARRTTGSMSSMSGANGMVYMEYSTAKHKLIGQGQNKSKPKDPSKRHHLFKKRYG, encoded by the exons ATGGGACACg GAGAAAGAGGTAGACCTAGCAAAAAGCTTAAACTTGCCGCCAAG GATAATAATCATAAGAGCTCAGCTGTTGAAGATGAAAATTCGTTTTATACTGATGAAGGGGATGATGATTCTCGTGATG gtgagaaagaaggaaagaataGAGATTTTAGCAAATTAGAACTAAAACCAGACCATGCGAATAGGCCGTTATGGGCTTGTGCTGATGGGCGTATTTTCTTGGAGACATTCTCTCCTTTGTACAAGCAAGCTTATGATTTCCTCATTGCTATAGCCGAACCTGTTTGCAG ACCGGAGTCGATGCACGAGTACAATCTAACGCCGCATTCCTTGTATGCCGCCGTATCTGTGGGGCTGGAAACGGAAACTATTATCGCCGTGTTGAATAAATTGTCCAAGACTAAACTTCCTAAAGAAATGATTGATTTCATACATGCCTCTACTGCTAATTATGGCAAAGTGAAGCTTGTACTCAAGAAGAATCGTTACTTTATCGAATCCCCATTTCCGGAG GTACTAAAGAAACTTCTTCAAGATGAGGTTATAGCTCGAGCGCGGATTGTTTCAGAGGTTTGTTAC AATGCACCCGGAAGTGACGGATTTACTATCAGCAAAACTGCGGGTGAAATGGGAACAGGTCATGACGGTTTGCTTAACGAAGCAGAATTGGCAGCTGCTGCTGAGGAGAAAGAAACCCATGCCTTTGAAATCGACCCTGCACag GTTGAAAACGTAAAGCAACGATGCTTGCCAAATGCTCTAAATTATCCAATGTTAGAGGAGTATGATTTTAGAAACGACACT GTCAATCCCGACCTAGACATGGAACTGAAGCCTCATGCACAGCCGCGGCCATATCAGGAAAAGAGTCTTAGTAAAATGTTTGGAAATG GTAGAGCAAGATCTGGCATTATTGTGCTACCTTGTGGTGCCGGAAAATCTCTAGTCGGTGTTTCTGCAGCAAGCCGAATAAGGAAAAGTTGCCTTTGTTTAGCAACAAATGCAGTGTCAGTGGATCAGTGGGCATTTCAGTTTAAGCTTTGGTCAACCGTACGGGATGATCAGATTTGTCGTTTTACATCTGACAGCAAAGAGAGATTCCGTGGCAATGCTGGAGTTGTTGTGACAACGTACAATATGGTTGCTTTTGGTGGTAAGCGATCTGAAGAATCCGAAAAGATTATCGAAGAGATAAGAAACAGAGAATGGGGACTGTTGCTAATGGACGAG GTGCACGTGGTTCCTGCTCACATGTTTCGGAAAGTCATCAGTCTCACTAAATCCCACTGCAAACTCGGGCTTACTG CTACACTCGTGAGAGAGGATGAAAGAATTACGGATTTGAACTTCCTTATTGGTCCCAAGTTATACGAAGCAAATTGGCTCGATTTAGTAAAAGGAGGGTTTATAGCAAATGTTCAGTGTGCCGAAGTATGGTGCCCTATGACAAAGGAGTTTTTTGCTGAATATTTGAAGAAAGAAAATTCCAAAAAGAAACAG gcactttatgtgaTGAATCCTAATAAGTTCAGGGCATGTGAGTTTCTCATTCGATTCCATGAACAAGAGCGCGGCGATAAGATAATTGTTTTTGCAGACAATCTTTTCGCATTGACCGAGTATGCAATGAAATTACGCAAGCCTATGATCTATGGTGCTACCAG CCATCTCGAGAGGACAAAAATTCTTCAGGCTTTCAAAACTAGCCGTAATGTGAACACTATTTTTCTCTCAAAG GTCGGTGATAACTCTATAGATATCCCGGAGGCAAATGTGATCATTCAGATTTCATCGCATGCTGGTTCTAGACGTCAAGAAGCCCAGCGATTAGGACGTATTCTTAGGGCGAAG GGTAGACTCGAAGATAGGATGGCAGGTGGCAAAGAGGAGTTTAATGCGTTTTTCTATTCCCTTGTTTCAACAGATACTCAG GAAATGTACTACTCAACTAAACGGCAACAGTTTTTAATTGATCAAGGTTACAGCTTTAAG GTGATAACAAGCTTGCCTCCTCCCGATGCTGGTCCTGAGTTGAGTTACTACCATCTCAACGAGCAATTGGCCCTACTCGGAAAA GTCTTGACTGCAGGCGATGACGTGGTCGGTTTAGAGCAATTGGAAGAAGATGCAGATGATATAGCTCTTCATAAAGCTCGTCGCACTACGGGATCCATGAGCTCAATGTCGGGTGCGAACGGAATGGTTTACATGGAATACAG CACTGCAAAGCATAAACTCATCGGGCAGGGTCAGAACAAGAGCAAGCCGAAAGATCCATCGAAGCGTCATCATTTGTTCAAGAAACGCTACGGTTGA
- the LOC107923242 gene encoding gibberellin 20-oxidase-like protein, whose protein sequence is MMSELEEDSLKLPVLDLTQPDNIESSFLSSLLKACQEWGFFYVTNHGIPINLFTKIREFSNHIFSLGSDTKLKLGPSSRLKTYTPHFIASPYFESLRVSGPDFFDSSKASIDELFGQHKPEFSEILQEYGNHMMKLSKRIIEIILKSLGTGYEKKFLDSEFGNCHGYMRIVNYTPPSNVKENQVEGLGMHTDMSCITIVFQDELGGLQMRSKDGKWLNIHPCKNSLVVNIGDLMQAWSNGRLRSSEHRVVLRRSQNRFSLAFFWCFEDEKEVIAPNEILGNGNPRLYRPFVCWKYIKFRESNEVGNFEKIGDTVKDFAGLNV, encoded by the exons ATGATGTCTGAACTTGAAGAAGATTCTTTAAAGCTTCCAGTACTTGATCTAACCCAACCTGATAATATTGAATCCTCTTTCTTGTCTTCTCTCTTAAAAGCTTGTCAAGAATGGGGTTTCTTTTATGTTACCAACCATGGCATCCCCATTAATCTATTTACCAAAATTCGTGAATTTTCGAACCATATATTTAGTCTTGGTTCAGACACTAAGCTCAAGCTTGGTCCATCATCTCGTCTTAAAACATATACTCCCCATTTCATTGCTTCTCCTTATTTCGAAAGCTTAAGAGTAAGTGGACCGGATTTCTTTGATTCTTCTAAAGCTTCCATTGATGAACTCTTTGGCCAACACAAGCCTGAATTTAG TGAAATATTACAAGAGTATGGGAACCATATGATGAAGTTGTCAAAAAGGATCATTGAGATCATATTAAAGAGTTTAGGAACCGGTTACGAAAAAAAGTTCCTTGATTCGGAATTCGGGAACTGTCACGGATACATGAGGATAGTGAACTACACACCGCCAAGCAATGTTAAAGAAAACCAAGTCGAAGGGCTTGGAATGCATACCGACATGAGTTGCATAACAATCGTGTTTCAAGATGAACTCGGCGGCTTACAGATGAGATCGAAAGACGGTAAGTGGTTAAACATACATCCGTGCAAGAATTCATTAGTAGTTAACATAGGAGACCTAATGCAAGCATGGAGCAACGGACGATTACGATCGTCCGAACACCGAGTTGTTTTGAGACGATCCCAGAACCGGTTTTCGTTAGCGTTCTTTTGGTGCTTTGAAGATGAAAAGGAAGTTATTGCACCAAATGAAATTCTGGGAAATGGTAACCCTAGACTTTACCGACCATTTGTTTGCTGGAAATATATCAAGTTTAGGGAAAGTAATGAGGTTGgtaattttgagaaaattggCGACACTGTAAAAGATTTTGCTGGGTTAAATGTTTAA
- the LOC107922777 gene encoding transcription factor EGL1 → MATTGVQNQGKVPMNLKKQLALAVRNIQWSYGIFWSISAKQPGVLEWGDGYYNGDIKTRKTVQSFEPKADDQLGLQRSEQLRELFESLSAGETSPHTKRPSVALSPEDLTATEWYYLVCMSFVFNIDQGLPGRTLSIGQPIWLCNAQYADSKVFSRSLVAKSASIQTVVCFPYAGGVIELGVTDLVSKDLGLVRRVKSLLLDAPKTITGNINDVACPGLGPNEIESELSPFLGCEQLERCSPNEISDGFEPNQLAEDPFVNGGASQVQSWQFMDDHHSLNTSDCISQTFADHEDVVPLCQGENDNDNDFRDVEECDRINRAAFDPISNDMHYRTVVSVLLKSSPQFILGPHLGNSNKESGFISWKMNSLVKYRKAKVETPQKLLKKMLFEVPRMHDKGLLQPPQVGDGVGDAVWRPEADELCKSHVLTERRRREKINERLTILKSLVPMNSKADKVSILDDTIEYLQDLERRVEELECCRELTESETKTKRKYHRDRAERTSSNKVTNGNKSASSNKRKAYDIEETKQDIDHVASKDGSTDNLTVNTNNKDLTIEFKCRWRDGILFEIMDALSVLDLDCHSVQSSTVEGILSVTIKSRYKGSSVAKPGTIKQALLQKVQSLTFVLFQFD, encoded by the exons ATGGCTACTACCGGGGTTCAAAATCAAGGGAAGGTCCCAATGAACTTGAAGAAACAACTTGCTCTTGCTGTTAGAAACATTCAATGGAGCTATGGGATTTTTTGGTCCATTTCAGCTAAACAACCAGG GGTCTTGGAATGGGGTGATGGTTATTACAATGGAGATATAAAGACAAGGAAAACAGTTCAATCTTTTGAACCTAAAGCTGATGACCAACTAGGTTTACAAAGAAGTGAGCAGTTAAGAGAACTATTTGAATCACTTTCAGCTGGTGAAACTAGTCCTCATACTAAAAGACCTTCAGTTGCATTATCCCCTGAAGATCTCACTGCTACTGAATGGTATTATTTGGTCTGTATGTCATTTGTATTCAACATTGACCAagg ATTGCCTGGAAGAACATTATCAATTGGTCAACCTATTTGGCTATGTAATGCTCAATATGCAGATAGTAAAGTGTTTAGTCGTTCACTGGTTGCTAAG AGCGCATCTATTCAGACAGTAGTATGCTTTCCATATGCAGGAGGTGTGATTGAGCTTGGTGTGACTGATTTG GTATCGAAAGACCTCGGTCTTGTTCGTCGTGTTAAAAGTTTGTTGTTGGATGCTCCTAAGACGATAACAGGGAACATCAATGATGTTGCTTGTCCAGGTCTTGGTCCGAACGAAATTGAGTCCGAATTGAGTCCCTTTTTAGGCTGTGAACAACTAGAAAGATGTTCTCCAAACGAGATTTCGGATGGTTTTGAGCCTAACCAACTAGCAGAAGATCCATTCGTGAATGGTGGGGCTTCTCAGGTGCAAAGTTGGCAATTCATGGATGACCACCATTCCTTGAATACAAGTGACTGCATATCTCAAACCTTTGCTGATCATGAAGATGTTGTTCCTCTGTGCCAGGGTGAAAATGATAATGACAATGATTTCCGAGATGTCGAAGAGTGTGATCGTATAAACCGGGCTGCTTTTGATCCTATAAGCAATGATATGCACTACCGAACTGTCGTGTCGGTCCTATTAAAGAGCTCGCCCCAGTTTATTCTGGGACCGCATTTAGGAAACTCGAACAAGGAATCCGGGTTCATTAGCTGGAAGATGAATAGCTTGGTGAAATATCGGAAAGCAAAGGTTGAAACCCCTCAAAAGTTATTGAAGAAGATGTTGTTTGAAGTCCCTCGGATGCATGATAAAGGATTGCTTCAACCTCCACAAGTCGGTGATGGTGTTGGAGATGCGGTTTGGAGACCAGAAGCGGATGAACTTTGTAAAAGCCACGTCTTAACAGAGAGGAGGCGTCGGGAAAAAATAAACGAACGACTTACGATCCTCAAATCATTGGTCCCTATGAATAGCAAG GCTGATAAAGTTTCTATATTAGATGATACAATAGAGTACCTACAAGACCTCGAAAGAAGAGTTGAAGAATTGGAATGTTGCAGAGAATTAACCGAGTCCGAGACTAAAACGAAACGGAAATATCATCGGGATCGTGCTGAGCGAACATCCAGTAACAAAGTCACCAACGGAAACAAATCGGCTTCCTCAAATAAAAGGAAAGCGTACGATATCGAGGAAACAAAACAGGATATTGACCATGTTGCATCTAAAGACGGCTCGACCGATAATCTAACCGTTAATACGAACAACAAGGATTTAACAATCGAGTTTAAGTGTCGATGGCGGGATGGAATTCTGTTTGAGATAATGGATGCACTAAGCGTACTTGATTTGGATTGCCACTCTGTTCAATCGTCTACCGTCGAAGGGATTCTTTCTGTGACTAtaaaatcaagg TACAAAGGATCAAGTGTTGCAAAACCAGGGACAATCAAGCAAGCATTATTACAAAAGGTTCAATCTTTAACCTTTGTGTTATTTCAGTTCGATTGA
- the LOC121209593 gene encoding two-component response regulator-like APRR3, producing the protein MSYNLSSISDYSCFNYKIPEMVSTETIDFNILSDLPSYDLQALLNNKGNEQNRNQLENLCLYRTTQFQSLSSSRNPDKGYENFDFAYNDENVAKFLQRSCFNGHSFRNFQGPDNSFFESSLMEEPVFKIGGYNPEERQERISKYRAKRNQRNFNKTIKYACRKTLADNRPRIRGRFARNDETVEIQKAPCSTRHEDEFELWALHAVEDETMAKGTFMNSFSLHQFQYSRHGHF; encoded by the exons ATGTCTTATAATCTTTCATCAATTTCTGATTACTCTTGCTTCAACTATAAAATTCCAGAAATGGTTTCCACTGAAACCATCGATTTTAACATATTGTCTGATCTTCCCAGTTATGATCTTCAAGCTCTGTTGAACAACAAGGGAAACGAACAAAACCGAAACCAACTTGAAAATCTCTGTCTTTATCGAACAACCCAGTTTCAATCTCTGTCTTCTAGTCGAAATCCAGACAAAGGGTATGAAAATTTCGATTTTGCTTACAACGATGAAAATGTGGCAAAGTTCTTACAAAGAAGCTGCTTTAATGGCCATTCTTTTCGAAATTTTCAAGGTCCTGACAACAGCTTTTTTGAG AGCTCGTTAATGGAAGAACCAGTCTTTAAAATAGGAGGTTACAACCCAGAAGAGAGACAAGAGAGGATTTCAAAGTATAGAGCTAAACGTAATCAAAGGAACTTCAACAAAACAATTAAG TATGCTTGCCGAAAAACACTAGCCGACAACCGTCCTCGTATACGTGGCCGATTTGCACGTAACGATGAAACTGTCGAGATTCAGAAAGCTCCATGTTCAACCAGACATGAAGACGAATTTGAATTATGG GCGTTGCATGCGGTGGAAGATGAAACAATGGCCAAAGGGACATTTATGAACAGTTTCAGTTTACATCAGTTTCAATACAGCCGCCATGGCCACTTCTGA
- the LOC107922740 gene encoding ubiquitin-conjugating enzyme E2 4, which produces MSSPSKRREMDLMKLMMSDYKVEMINDGMQEFYVEFNGPKDSPYHGGVWKIRVELPDAYPYKSPSIGFINKIYHPNVDEMSGSVCLDVINQTWSPMFDLVNVFEVFLPQLLLYPNPSDPLNGEAAALMMRDRAAYEQRVKEYCEKYAKPEDIGAKAEEKSSDEELSEDEYAASDDEEIAGKPDP; this is translated from the exons ATGTCTTCTCCAAGCAAACGCCGAGAGATGGACTTGATGAAAct gatgATGAGTGACTACAAGGTGGAGATGATCAATGATGGCATGCAAGAATTTTATGTTGAATTCAATGGACCAAAAGACA GTCCTTATCATGGTGGTGTATGGAAGATTAGGGTGGAACTCCCAGATGCTTATCCTTATAAATCTCCATCAATTGGCTTTATAAACAAGATCTATCACCCGAATGTTGATGAAAT GTCTGGTTCAGTTTGTTTGGATGTCATCAATCAGACTTGGAGCCCTATGTTCG ACCTGGTAAATGTCTTTGAAGTGTTTCTTCCTCAACTTCTTTTATATCCCAACCCATCGGATCCATTGAATGGAGAAGCTGCTGCTCTTATGATGCGTGATCGTGCTGCCTATGAACAAAGAGTTAAAG AGTATTGTGAGAAATATGCCAAACCCGAAGACATTGGAGCAAAGGCGGAAGAGAAGTCGAGCGACGAAGAGCTGAGTGAAGATGAATATGCTGCCTCTGATGATGAGGAAATCGCCGGAAAACCCGATCCTTAA